One Paracoccaceae bacterium genomic region harbors:
- a CDS encoding aminodeoxychorismate/anthranilate synthase component II — MLLLIDNYDSFTWNLVHYLGELGADVRVVRNDAVDVQAAMGMRPSAIVLSPGPCDPDQAGICLPLTAAAAEARIPLLGVCLGHQTIGQAFGGRVVRCHEIVHGKMGRMHHGGQGVFAGLPSPFLATRYHSLVVERDSLPACLEVTAWLEDGTIMGLRHRDRPVEGVQFHPESIASEHGHALLRNFLDLARVPA, encoded by the coding sequence ATGTTGCTTCTGATCGACAACTACGACAGTTTCACCTGGAACCTCGTGCATTATCTGGGCGAACTGGGCGCCGATGTGCGGGTTGTGCGCAACGATGCGGTCGACGTGCAGGCGGCGATGGGCATGCGCCCTTCGGCCATCGTGCTGTCGCCCGGCCCCTGCGACCCCGATCAGGCGGGCATCTGCCTGCCCCTGACCGCCGCCGCGGCCGAGGCGCGCATCCCCCTTCTGGGTGTCTGTCTCGGGCATCAGACGATCGGACAGGCGTTCGGAGGCCGGGTGGTGCGCTGCCACGAGATCGTGCATGGCAAGATGGGCAGGATGCATCACGGCGGCCAGGGCGTCTTTGCTGGCCTGCCATCGCCCTTCCTTGCCACGCGCTATCATTCGCTGGTGGTGGAGCGCGACAGCCTGCCTGCCTGCCTTGAGGTCACCGCCTGGCTTGAGGACGGCACGATCATGGGCCTGCGCCACCGCGACCGGCCGGTCGAGGGGGTGCAGTTCCACCCCGAATCGATTGCCTCGGAACATGGCCACGCGCTGCTGCGCAACTTCCTCGACCTGGCGCGGGTTCCGGCATGA